The sequence GCACGGATTTTTAATGGAGCAACACAAGAGTGCATTGCAGTATTAAAGCATGATGATTGTGTCAATTCAGTAGCATTTTCACCAGACAGTAAGTTATTAGCAACAGGATGTGATGATAAGAAAGCACGGATTTTTAATGGAGCAACACAAGAGTGCATTGCAGTATTAAAGCATGATGATTGTGTCAATTCAGTAGCATTTTCACCTGATAATAAGTTATTAGCAACAGGATGTGGTGATAAGAAAGCACGGATTTTTAATGGAGCAACACAAGAGTGCATTGCAGTATTAGATCATGGTCGTTATGTCTACTCAGTAGCATTTTCACCTGATAATAAGTTATTAGCAACAGGATGTAGTGATAAGAAAGCACGGATTTTTAATGGAGCAACACAAGAGTGCATTGCAGTATTAAATCATGATGATTGTGTCAATTCAGTAGCATTTTCACCGGATAATAAGTTATTAGCAACAGGATGTGGTGATAAGAAAGTACGGATTTTTGCGAGATATATCGCAGGATCATTAGAAGAAGTTATTTTACTGCGCATGATTGGCATGCGTTTACAAGTTGCAAAATTGCCAAAAACCATTACTAGTCCTTGTTTTTTATTGGATAATATTGCTACAACATTTTCTTCAAAAGAAAAGGATGATGCACTATCTGATTTAACAAACACATGGAGTAGTTTGCCTGGGGGAATGCAGAATTTTATATGGGATAAATGTAACTACACAATTCAGGCGTATAGGAAGATAGAATGAAAAATAAGGTAGTGGTATTATTGTTGGCGTTATATAGTTGCGGTGCAATTGGAATGGATGAGAATAATTCCAAAGGTTATTAATAGCTTACGTAAAACATGTAAAAAATTCAGCGAGCTTTTTTCATTTTATAACCCATCATGTGCATAATTTATTCACTATACATATTGTCGCATAACGAGTTCACTTTTATGTTAATATAAAAAACCAAAGAAAAACAATTTTTTTTAGGTTTTAAAAATTTAATGTTAAAAAAGGAATACATTAAGAATAAATTGCTTTTTTCTATATTTTCGATTTATTTTTATGATATGGTCGAAAAACAAGTTTTATTAATCTTATAGGAGTAGCGTTATGATGCACTTGGTTATTACCTTTTTAGTGCTGGCAATTATTGCTGGTTTTTTAGGTTTTTCTACCGTTGCCGGTATGTCGTTTGATATAGCAAAAATACTTTTCTTTATTTTCCTTATTTTATTTGTTTTATCATTGATAGCAAGTATATTCCGTGGCAAAAAACCACCAACACCGATGGAATAAGCATAAAATTAATAAGATATTAAAAAAGAAGGTCTAAGCACATGCTAGACCTTCTTTTTTTGTTACTACAAAGTGTTTAGTGGTTATTTTTACGCTTTATCACACTAACGTAAGGAGATTGACGGAAGTTATCATCAACAAAAAGTTTGAATCCAGTAACTGGATCAACAAAAAAGACTTCTGGTGGAGTAAATGGTCCCTTGTGTGTTTGTGTAAAGGCAGCATAAAAATCTCTGCCCTGTGCAACGAGGAATGAATAATCTCCGTTAGTCATTACCCCTGAAGTTGTAACAGGTCCATTTTGAGCAATATATGAATGTTTAGAGAGTCTTAGTTCTTGAACAAAATCTAATCCAACACCTGTGTTACCTGGAAGAGGATAAATATCTTTATAGATATCAAGCCATGTGTTGGTTTTTGTTTTAGGATCTGTTGTAGGAACAGCGTTATTGCTCTTACGGAAGTCAGAAAACAGTATTGCAACATCACCACTTTCTGTACTTGCAATAGCTGGCGTAAAGGCTTGTGGATTTGGTGAATTTTGTGGTGTACGATTAACTCTGACTGGCGGTGTCCAAGTAACTCCTCCATCGCGAGAAACCACTAAGCCAATTTGAGGAAGGAAATCTTCTCTAAATTGAGTTGTTTGGAATGTAACGTAGATCGTTCCATTGCTTCGGTTGACATTGACATCAAATACATCCGACTCAGCTGTTCTCATGAGTGTGCCTACTCCTCCTGTCCTATCACCATTGATGTCGTATGTATAGCCTCCTGTAAATACAGTAGCTTCACCATTAGGTTCAGCTTTTACGGCTGGTAAAACAACTGTCGCTTCTGTATCCCATGTAAGTCCAAAATCGGTTGATCTAATGAGAGCAATATCAAAATAGCTATCTCCTGTATTTGGATCTACAAGTGTCCGTGTCATAAAGTTTAAGAGATTTCCTTGTAATGGACAAGCAATACAGTCTGGCAGCACAACAATAATGTTGTTAAATGTTGAGTTTGCTACGAGTGGTAAAGTACTTGTATCGAGTTGAGGATCATAAATTACAGTAAAATCGGACCATGTTAAACCTCCATCAACGGTACGGTTAAAAAGTACCGGAGCATGGTCACTGAATACAGTATCAAAGCGTTCTCTAACCACATAAGCATTTTGTGGAATATTTGGATCAGCTGTTACAGAAGGTTTATCATCAAATGGAAGCAATATTGAGCCAGGCTTATTAAATGCATCCTGGGTTGTGCCCAACATTTGACGGCCATTCCATGTTTTTCCTCCATCTGGTGAGATATTAGCAGCAACACCTTGTTGATCTAATGTATTCAAATTTTCAGTAATATTGAATGGTAATGAAATGAGGTACAGTACTTCTTCCTCACTTAACCCTCTTGAGAAACTTAACCAAACATCACTTACACGATCAATGTAACCGCCTGTACAGAATTGAGTGAGAGTTTGCACAGCAGGAACGGTTGTTCTGTGCCATGTTTTTCCACCATCAAATGAGTAAGCTATGCCGGCTAATAATGCTCCACTGTTATCAATTCTATCCTGTTGCCAAGAAGCAACAAGAATATTAGGGAAAAATGGATGAACAGCAAGCGTTGGTTCGGCAGCCGCCCCGTGCGAAATGAGGGTATCTGCGAAAATTGCCAACTGCCTATCTTGGCAGTGTGTTATAGGAACTGGAAGTTCATCTTGAGGGTATCCTACATTACGTGTTTTTGCTTTCCATTTATCGCATGAATGGGCACATGCTCTTGTTTCGGCTTGATCAAAGTCTTCGGGTCTGACTGATGAAAATGATAGCAATGCAATACCAGTAATTAAAATACTAGATTGCTTTAAAAATAATTTGTGCGACATTTTTTGTACCTTTTTATAAATAATAACAATACTACCTCACTTATTTGCGTATATTCCTTATTTCTTCGATTTCCTTTCTTTATAAAAGATTACTGAGACATTGGTTTTCACTATATTATAATTTGAGCGATTATTACAACATAATTTTGCAGGAGGAGCTGTTTTTTTATAATTGTTTGTTTTTTGAAAAACGCTATACTATATAGGGAAATAATTTCTATTGGATAAATTAAATGAGTTTTAGAGCTAAGGAAACAAGATAATGGAAAAAGTAGAAAATCAAAAAAAAAGTTTCAAGGATACTCTTAATTTACCACATACAGATTTTCCAATTCGTTCAAATCATAAAGAAGATGATGCAGCATTATTAAAACGCTGGGAAAATGAAAATCTATATCATAGAGCATTCACAGTGCATAAGGGTGAAGAAAAATTTATTTTGCATGATGGTCCTCCTTATGCAAATGGATACACTCATATTGGACATGCATATAACAAAATTTTGAAAGATATTGTCACCAAATCGCAGCGCATGATGGGAAAACACGTTCCCGTAACTCCTGGTTGGGATTGTCATGGTTTACCCATTGAGTTTGCAGTAAAAAAAGAAAATCCTGAATTGCAAGGCGATGCTCTCAAAAAAGCTTGTCGGGAATATGCCAATAAATGGATTGATATTCAACGACATGAATTTAAGCAACTTGGTGTACTTATGGATTGGGATCATCCGTATCTTACTATGGATTTCAGCTATGAAGCTGACATTTTGCGTTCGTTTGGAATTCTTGTGCAACAGGGTTATATCGAGCGCAAAAATAAAACAGTACCGTGGTGTCCTTCGTGTCAAACTGTGCTTGCATCAGCTGAAATTGAATATCATGACCGCAAAGATCCATCACTGTATGTGCTTTTTACTTTAGCAAAAGATGTTTGTGAAAAATTGTTTCCCCAATTACAAAATAAGCCAATGAGCCTGCTTGTGTGGACAACAACTCCGTGGACCTTACCACTCAACCGTGCAGTTTTGTTAAAACCAAACACAGATTACGTCGTTCTTGAAACAGCTGATAATTATGTTGTTGTCGGTAAATCTCTTGCTGAAAAAATAGTAGAATTACTTGGCATTACAAAAAATGTAGTTGCTGAGTTTAATTCGCAAACACTCATAGAATCAGATGCTCAAGTAGCACATCCATTTATTGATAACTTTTTTGTTCCGGTTTTGGTAGATGATTCTGTGCTTACCGACAATGGTACTGCATGTGTGCACAGTGCTCCTGGTGTAGGGCCCATTGATTATGAAGTTGGAGTAAAAAACAATTTAGAAATTTACTCTCCAATTACTCCTGATGGACACTATACAAAAGATATTGAACCGCAAGAGTTGGCTGGGATGTCTGTTGCTCATGCGCAAGGCTGG comes from Candidatus Babeliales bacterium and encodes:
- a CDS encoding WD40 repeat domain-containing protein; the encoded protein is ARIFNGATQECIAVLKHDDCVNSVAFSPDSKLLATGCDDKKARIFNGATQECIAVLKHDDCVNSVAFSPDNKLLATGCGDKKARIFNGATQECIAVLDHGRYVYSVAFSPDNKLLATGCSDKKARIFNGATQECIAVLNHDDCVNSVAFSPDNKLLATGCGDKKVRIFARYIAGSLEEVILLRMIGMRLQVAKLPKTITSPCFLLDNIATTFSSKEKDDALSDLTNTWSSLPGGMQNFIWDKCNYTIQAYRKIE
- a CDS encoding DUF1328 domain-containing protein gives rise to the protein MMHLVITFLVLAIIAGFLGFSTVAGMSFDIAKILFFIFLILFVLSLIASIFRGKKPPTPME
- a CDS encoding sialidase family protein, with translation MSHKLFLKQSSILITGIALLSFSSVRPEDFDQAETRACAHSCDKWKAKTRNVGYPQDELPVPITHCQDRQLAIFADTLISHGAAAEPTLAVHPFFPNILVASWQQDRIDNSGALLAGIAYSFDGGKTWHRTTVPAVQTLTQFCTGGYIDRVSDVWLSFSRGLSEEEVLYLISLPFNITENLNTLDQQGVAANISPDGGKTWNGRQMLGTTQDAFNKPGSILLPFDDKPSVTADPNIPQNAYVVRERFDTVFSDHAPVLFNRTVDGGLTWSDFTVIYDPQLDTSTLPLVANSTFNNIIVVLPDCIACPLQGNLLNFMTRTLVDPNTGDSYFDIALIRSTDFGLTWDTEATVVLPAVKAEPNGEATVFTGGYTYDINGDRTGGVGTLMRTAESDVFDVNVNRSNGTIYVTFQTTQFREDFLPQIGLVVSRDGGVTWTPPVRVNRTPQNSPNPQAFTPAIASTESGDVAILFSDFRKSNNAVPTTDPKTKTNTWLDIYKDIYPLPGNTGVGLDFVQELRLSKHSYIAQNGPVTTSGVMTNGDYSFLVAQGRDFYAAFTQTHKGPFTPPEVFFVDPVTGFKLFVDDNFRQSPYVSVIKRKNNH